A genomic stretch from Myripristis murdjan chromosome 12, fMyrMur1.1, whole genome shotgun sequence includes:
- the LOC115369298 gene encoding LOW QUALITY PROTEIN: urea transporter 2-like (The sequence of the model RefSeq protein was modified relative to this genomic sequence to represent the inferred CDS: inserted 1 base in 1 codon; substituted 2 bases at 2 genomic stop codons): MGLAAVLRWAVNTLLGTLISTVSAIVLGPNRQAIKAGLYGYSGTLVCMLMAXFAARGRWXWWLLLPNILMLCLPFNILVCLHIAATGVSHPYFPQLLLSVPVGVGQVYGCDSRWTGGLFLLALLLCSPATCLHATLGSAVLLHMGTFYVLTWXTYLQALTCAIFCAYMTSAISKFALPVRTWPFCLSTLIFVLVSTKIPAICRLPPSVVSHPKENRHCYRQLEASEGEKDTRQHSSQEKALLFPVYLSARKPASLSFGLSICLSAECLEYNGTWSYPARMTHTRQSHSQKCGSWSTTGVKV; the protein is encoded by the exons ATGGGCTTGGCTGCTGTG CTGAGGTGGGCTGTGAACACTCTGCTGGGGACCCTGATCTCCACTGTGTCTGCCATCGTGCTGGGACCAAACAG ACAGGCCATAAAGGCAGGTTTATACGGCTACAGTGGCACTCTGGTCTGCATGCTGATGG TTTTTGCTGCGAGGGGAAGGTGGTAGTGGTGGCTTTTACTGCCAAATATTCTCATGCTATG CCTGCCCTTTAATATTTTGGTTTGTCTACACATTGCTGCTACAGGAGTCAGTCATCCCTACTTTCCACAG ctgctcctGTCAGTGCCAGTCGGTGTGGGCCAGGTGTATGGCTGTGACAGCCGCTGGACAGGGGGTCTTTTCCTTCTGgccctgctgctctgctcacCAGCTACCTGTCTTCACGCCACGCTGGGCTCTGCTGTTCTC CTCCACATGGGgacattttatgttttgacaTGGTAGACCTATCTACAAGCTCTAACCTGTGCTA ttttctgTGCATACATGACTTCAGCAATCTCAAAA TTTGCATTACCGGTACGCACTTGGCCTTTCTGCTTGTCGACTCTCATCTTCGTCCTCGTCTCCACCAAGATCCCAGCCATCTGCAGACTGCCTCCGTCGGTGGTCTCCCACCCTAAAGAAAACCGGCACTGCTATCGACAACTGGAAGcttcagagggggaaaaagacaCTCGACAGCACAGCAGCCAAGAGAAGGCTCTGCTG TTccctgtgtatctgtctgcccgCAAGCCAGCCAGCCTGTCTTTCggtctatccatctgtctgtctgctgagtGTCTGGAGTACAACGGCACATGGTCGTACCCAGCCAGGATGACACATACGAGACAGTCACACTCCCAGAAATGTGGGAGCTGGAGCACAACTGGGGTGAAGGTGTGA